The Puntigrus tetrazona isolate hp1 chromosome 19, ASM1883169v1, whole genome shotgun sequence genome has a segment encoding these proteins:
- the pdik1l gene encoding serine/threonine-protein kinase pdik1l: protein MKKRMVSSQAKYELIQEVGRGSYGVVYEAAVRQTGARVAVKKIRCHSPENVELALREFWALSSIQSQHPNVIHLEECILQRDGLAQRMSHGSSSSLYLELVETSLKGEIAFDPHCAYYLWFVMDFCDGGDMNAYLLSRKPSRKTNTSFMLQLGSALAFLHRNQIIHRDLKPDNILISQGRTPAGSPEPTLKVADFGLSKVCSCSGLNPEEPASVNKCFLSTACGTDFYMAPEVWEGHYTAKADIFALGVIIWAMVERITFVDVETQKELLGSYVQQGEDIVPLGEALLENPKMELHIPARKKSMNAGMKQLIREMLSANPLERPDAVELELRLVRIACRELDWDT from the exons ATGAAGAAGAGGATGGTGAGCAGCCAAGCCAAGTACGAGCTGATCCAGGAGGTGGGCCGGGGCAGTTACGGGGTGGTTTACGAGGCAGCCGTACGGCAGACCGGCGCTCGCGTGGCTGTGAAGAAGATCCGCTGTCACTCCCCAGAGAACGTGGAGCTGGCCTTGAGGGAGTTCTGGGCCCTCAGCAGCATCCAGAGCCAGCATCCCAACGTCATCCACCTGGAGGAATGCATTCTCCAGAGAGACGGCCTCGCTCAGCGCATGAGCCACGGCTCCAGCTCCTCGCTCTATCTGGAG ttGGTGGAGACTTCCCTGAAAGGTGAGATCGCATTTGACCCCCACTGCGCCTACTACCTGTGGTTCGTCATGGACTTCTGCGACGGTGGAGACATGAACGCCTATCTCCTGTCCCGCAAACCCAGCCGAAAGACCAACACCAGCTTCATGCTGCAACTGGGCAGCGCACTCGCCTTCCTCCATCGCAACCAGATCATCCACAGAGACCTCAAACCTGACAACATTCTCATCTCGCAGGGCAGAACCCCTGCTGGGTCCCCAGAACCCACCCTAAAGGTGGCTGATTTCGGCCTCAGCAAAGTCTGCTCTTGTTCTGGCTTGAACCCCGAAGAACCGGCAAGCGTCAACAAGTGTTTCTTGTCCACAGCGTGTGGGACAGATTTCTACATGGCCCCTGAGGTCTGGGAGGGCCACTACACTGCAAAGGCTGATATTTTTGCATTGGGGGTCATCATATGGGCCATGGTGGAACGGATTACGTTTGTGGATGTAGAGACTCAGAAGGAGCTATTAGGGAGCTACGTACAGCAGGGGGAAGATATAGTCCCATTGGGAGAGGCTCTGCTGGAGAATCCTAAGATGGAGCTCCACATCCCGGCACGGAAAAAGAGCATGAACGCTGGCATGAAGCAACTGATTCGGGAGATGCTGTCTGCCAATCCCCTGGAGCGACCTGACGCCGTTGAGTTGGAGCTCAGGCTGGTTCGGATCGCATGCAGGGAACTTGATTGGGATACGTGA